The nucleotide window ATCACATCGCCATGGGCCTGGACCAGCGCGTAGTCCAGACCCTGGCCGTGCGCGGGCAGCGCGGTGACACCCGAGAGGACGCAACTGGCGGCGGCCAGGGCCAAACCCATCAGCCAAGGCCGGGAGAGCAATAAGACAGGACGACTCATGTAGCTATTGTTTAACTAAAAAGTTAATTAGTCAAACAATGCCTAAAATGTCGGACATGCACCACATCCGTGAACTTGACCGAAGGAGCGCGCCATGAACGAGCTTGCGCCCGAAGCCCTGGAGTACATCGCCGCGTACTTCCAGGCACTGTCCGAGCCCATGCGCCTGCAGCTCATCAACCTGCTGCGCGCCGGCGAGCGCAACGTGGGCGAGCTGGCACGCGAATGCGGCTGCACGACGGCCAACGTATCCAAGCATCTGGCCTTGCTGGCCCAGCAAGGCATGGTCGCGCGCGAGAGCCGCGGCACCAGCGTGTACTACCGCATCGCCGACGACACCATAGACGCGCTGTGCAACCTGGTCTGCGGCAGCCTGGCGCGGCAGTTCGAGCAACGCGCGCAGGACCGCGCCATGTTCGGCGACCGCCGCAGCGCGGATTGACGGCCGGGCGACGCGGTTTCAGCAGGCCGTCGTGCTCGGCCTGCATGCCAGCGCGAGCGCGCAGCTTGCAAGCCTGGAGAATCGTGGAGGGGGTGGTGGAGGCAAGCGTGAAAAAAGGCAATTTTTGCTTTTTAAGTAAACATAATATACATCGTATATTTGATATGCCTACCCGTAGCCACGCGTCACGTCGCGCTCAGGCTGGGTTGAGCGATGAATTGGCCACGCTACCATCGCTTTATGACCGCCCAAACCGAACCCCGTCTGCCCATCCATTTCGGCCACCGCGACCGTGTCTGCATCGTCACCGGGGCCGCGCAAGGCATAGGTGCGGCGTGCGCACGCCGCTTTGCCCTTGAGGGTGCGCACGTCGTGTTGGCCGACATCGACGACGAGCGCGGGCAAGCGCTGGCGCGTGAACTGGACGCTCTGTACCTGCACTGCGACGTGGGCGACAAGGCCCAGGTGGATGCGCTCATCGCGCGCGCGCTCGATGCGTGCGGGCGGCTGGATGTGCTGGTGAACAACGCGGGCATCTTCCGTTCCGCAGATTTTCTTGAGGCCAGCGAGCGCGATTTCGACGCCGTGCTGCGGGTGAATCTGAAGGGCGCGTTTTTGGTCGGTCAGGCGGCGGCCCGGGCCATGGTGGGCGGCGGCGGTGGCGCCATCGTCAACATGAGTTCCGTCAACGGCGTGCTGGCCATCCCCGAGATCGCCAGCTACAACGTCAGCAAAGGCGGCGTGAACCAGCTCACCCGTGTCATGGCGCTGGCGCTGGCCGATCGCGGCGTGCGCGTGAACGCCGTGGCGCCGGGCACCATCGCCACCGAGCTGGCAACCCAGGCCGTGCTCACCAGCGAGAATGCGCGGCGCAAGATCCTCAGCCGCACACCCATGCGCCGCCTGGGCGAGCCCGGCGAGGTGGCCGACGTCGTTGCCTGGCTGGCCAGCGACGCGGCCAGCTACGTCACCGGTGAGATCGTCACCGTCGACGGCGGGCGCATGACCCTGAACTACACGGTCCCGGTGGGATCGGGATAATCGGCGCCATGCGATTCCTTCACACCATGCTGCGCGTTGGCGACCTGCAACGCTCCATCGATTTCTACACCCGCGTGCTGGGCATGCAGTTGCTGCGCACATCGGAAAACCCCGAGTACAGGTACTCGCTGGCGTTTCTGGGTTTTGGTGGCGGCAATCCGGACCAGGCCGAGCTGGAACTGACCTGCAACTGGGGCGTGGACAGCTACGACATGGGCAGCGCCTACGGCCACATCGCCCTGGGTGTGCCCGACGCATACGCCGCCTGCGAGCGCATCAAGGCAGCGGGCGGCCAGGTCACCCGCGAGGCTGGCCCGGTCAAGGGCGGCTCCACGGTGATCGCCTTCGTGACCGACCCGGACGGCTACAAGATCGAGCTGATCCAGCGCCCCGCCCTGGCTGCCAGCGCCGCAACCCATGCCGCCCCGGCCGGTGCAGACCCTCTTCGCAGCGTCTAAGTTCTTCTTTCAGACTCACGTTTTTTGAACTGGGCCAGCCGCGCCAGGCGGGCGGCGGTTCCTGCGCAACGGTCGTGGTGCCGGCCTGCCTTGGTGCAGCAGCGTGCGCAGCGTTGCGGCCTCGGCCTGGTGGCGCGCTGCGGCCTGATGGGCCTCCTGCAATTGGGCGTTTTGTCCGGATAGTTCGCGCTGCGCCTGGCTGGCGGCATGGCGCGCCGTCTCCAGCTCCGCCGACAGGCGAGCCAGCTGCGCACTGGCCTCCAATGCCTGGACTTGGCCCGTCTGCTGCGCCTGCGCCAACTGGCTACGCGCAGCCTCCAATTGCTTTGTGACGCTGACGCGGGCGGTGCGCTCCTGGTCCATGTCACGCAGCGCCCTGCGCTCGGCCTCCTGGGCGCGCTGCGTGGCCTGCTGCACCGCCTCGCGCCCTTTTTCCAGCTCCACGCTGAAGTGCCTGCGGCTGGTGTCTTGCTCCTGCCGCAGCTGCGCGACGTGCTGCTCCAGCGCCTGCGATCGCGCCTGGGTGGCCGCGTGATCGCGCCGCTCCTGGGCCAGCGCGTCGCCCAGCTCGCGTGACTGCACGGCAGCACGCTGCAAATCGCCCCGGATGGCGGCCACCTCGTTGCGAAGAGCCTCGCCCTCTTGCCGCGCTCCATCCAGTTGCTGCTCCACTTGGCGCAGCTGGCTCTGCGCGTCAACGCGCAAGGCTTCCAATTCGTCGCGTGCCGCCTGCGTGGCCCGCTCCCAAAGCGCAGCCATGGCCTGGCCGGCCGCCATCCGCAGCTCTTGCGGCAGATCGGGATGGTCGATCTCCACACGCGCCCTGCTCCGCAGCTCCTTCCAGAACTGCGACAACGCCTCGGCCGGAACGCTCATCGATCCCTTGCGCACGTACTGGTACAGGCGGCTGGCCGTAGGCGTGATGCCGTGGCGGAAAAACAGCAGCGTGCAGACCTCGCGATAGAGCGCCCGCGTATCCGAAAAGCGGCTCTTCAGCAGTTCGATTTCGGCTTCGATGTGGCTATCTGGGTTCATGTTTAAATATTACTACGTAATATGTATGATTTACTGAATCCAATTCATTTCTTTGGACATAATCGATCTAATGTCCAGAGATGTGGGATCAGGCCCTAGAATCCATTCATGGGCAGCCCTCACGACGACGTTTCAGGCCTCCAGAATCTCGTACCTCTGGCGCACGCAGGCGCTCATGGCGCGCTTGTGCCCATCGAGCGCTTCCTCATTCCGGCACACCTGTGCGGCACGCACGGGCGCAACCGGGCGGGTGGCCTGCCCCAGGTCGCGGCGCAGGACGACCGCACCGCCGTGCTCGCATGGCTGGCGCGCTATCAGGATTCGCCTGCCACGCTGGCCAGCTACCGCAAGGAAGCCGAGCGCCTGTTGCTGTGGTGCGTGTGCCAGCATGGCAAGGCCCTGTCCGATCTGGCACACGAGGATTTCCTGCTCTACGAGCGCTTCCTGGCCGACCCGCAGCCCGCCGAGCGCTGGGTCATGCACGTGGCGCAGAAGGCGCCTCGCGCTTCATCGCACTGGCGCCCTTTCGCCAAGCCGCTGGACCGCTCCAGCCAGCGCCAGGCGCTGTCCATCCTCAACAGTCTGTTCAACTGGCTGGTGCAGGCCGGTTACCTGGCTGGCAACCCGCTGGCCTTGCGCCGGCGCAAGGCCACGCTGAGCGCGCGACAGACCAGCCGCTTTTTGCCGCAGGAGCACTGGGCACAGGTGCGAGCCACCATCGAAGCCTTGCCGGTGGATACCCCGCGCCAGGCACTGCACGCGGCGCGCCATCGCTGGCTGTTCTCGCTGCTGTACCTGGGCGGTCTGCGCGTATCCGAGATCTGCGGCAACGGCATGGGAGACTTCCACGCACGCCGGGGCAGCGACGGGCAGCTGCGCTGGTGGCTGTCCGTGCGCGGCAAAGGAGGCAAGACACGCGCCCTACCCGCCAGCGACGAACTCATGGCCGAGCTGGCGCGCTACCGCCAGGCCAACGCCCTGCCCCCGTTGCCACGCGAAGGAGAAGATCGCCCTCTGCTTCTGCCAGTGATCGGCTCGCCTGCCACGCTGCAGGGAGCGCGCCCGCTGGGCCGCAGCTCGGTGCACGCGCTGGTCAAGGAAGTGGCGCGCCAGACGGCCTCACGGCTGCGCGCCTGCGGGCCGCAGCACGAAAGCGCTGCGCGCCACATCGAGCAGGCTTCGGCGCACTGGCTGCGGCACACGGCCGGAACGCACCAGAGCGACGGACTGGACCTGAAGATGGTGCGCGACAACCTGGGCCACGCCAACATCGCCACCACCAGCATTTACCTGCACACCGAGGACGATGCGCGGCACGACCAGACCTCCCGGGCGCATCGCATTGGCTGGGCCACGCCGTGAGGTGCTCACCGGACGCCAACAATCAAATTTAATAGCTACAGGCGCTTGATCCACGCCGACTGAAGCCACTTTTCATTCAAAATGTGGTCTGCGCAGCGCCTTCGCCTGCCGCGCCAGGTTCGTGATCGCCTGCCAATCGCCTGCGGCCAGCGCGCGCGCCGGCGCCAGCCACGATCCCCCGACGCAGGCGACGTTGCCCAGCTCCAGCAGCGCTTGCGCGTTGTCCGCCTGCACGCCGCCCGTG belongs to Melaminivora suipulveris and includes:
- the gloA gene encoding lactoylglutathione lyase, whose protein sequence is MRFLHTMLRVGDLQRSIDFYTRVLGMQLLRTSENPEYRYSLAFLGFGGGNPDQAELELTCNWGVDSYDMGSAYGHIALGVPDAYAACERIKAAGGQVTREAGPVKGGSTVIAFVTDPDGYKIELIQRPALAASAATHAAPAGADPLRSV
- a CDS encoding DNA-binding protein, whose protein sequence is MNPDSHIEAEIELLKSRFSDTRALYREVCTLLFFRHGITPTASRLYQYVRKGSMSVPAEALSQFWKELRSRARVEIDHPDLPQELRMAAGQAMAALWERATQAARDELEALRVDAQSQLRQVEQQLDGARQEGEALRNEVAAIRGDLQRAAVQSRELGDALAQERRDHAATQARSQALEQHVAQLRQEQDTSRRHFSVELEKGREAVQQATQRAQEAERRALRDMDQERTARVSVTKQLEAARSQLAQAQQTGQVQALEASAQLARLSAELETARHAASQAQRELSGQNAQLQEAHQAAARHQAEAATLRTLLHQGRPAPRPLRRNRRPPGAAGPVQKT
- a CDS encoding ArsR/SmtB family transcription factor; this translates as MNELAPEALEYIAAYFQALSEPMRLQLINLLRAGERNVGELARECGCTTANVSKHLALLAQQGMVARESRGTSVYYRIADDTIDALCNLVCGSLARQFEQRAQDRAMFGDRRSAD
- a CDS encoding SDR family NAD(P)-dependent oxidoreductase, translating into MTAQTEPRLPIHFGHRDRVCIVTGAAQGIGAACARRFALEGAHVVLADIDDERGQALARELDALYLHCDVGDKAQVDALIARALDACGRLDVLVNNAGIFRSADFLEASERDFDAVLRVNLKGAFLVGQAAARAMVGGGGGAIVNMSSVNGVLAIPEIASYNVSKGGVNQLTRVMALALADRGVRVNAVAPGTIATELATQAVLTSENARRKILSRTPMRRLGEPGEVADVVAWLASDAASYVTGEIVTVDGGRMTLNYTVPVGSG
- a CDS encoding tyrosine-type recombinase/integrase, which codes for MPIERFLIPAHLCGTHGRNRAGGLPQVAAQDDRTAVLAWLARYQDSPATLASYRKEAERLLLWCVCQHGKALSDLAHEDFLLYERFLADPQPAERWVMHVAQKAPRASSHWRPFAKPLDRSSQRQALSILNSLFNWLVQAGYLAGNPLALRRRKATLSARQTSRFLPQEHWAQVRATIEALPVDTPRQALHAARHRWLFSLLYLGGLRVSEICGNGMGDFHARRGSDGQLRWWLSVRGKGGKTRALPASDELMAELARYRQANALPPLPREGEDRPLLLPVIGSPATLQGARPLGRSSVHALVKEVARQTASRLRACGPQHESAARHIEQASAHWLRHTAGTHQSDGLDLKMVRDNLGHANIATTSIYLHTEDDARHDQTSRAHRIGWATP